CCGCGTCAACGCTGATCGGCATAATGGAGAACGTGAGCGTTGACGGCCAGAAGGTATTCCGCATAACCAGGTATCCAGACGAGAGCGCCGGACTGGAGGCGGTAAAGGCAGGCAGGATTGACGTTCTGTTGGTTTTCCCAAGGGGATTCGGCAGAAACGTGAGCAGTGGTTTACAAGGGAAGGTCTACGCCTACTTTGACAGGAGCGACCCCCAGAAGTACCAGATAGTAAGCGGTGTCGTTAAGGGCTTCTTCTCGGAGTTCGAGAGGGAGATGACATACAGAAAGCTCAACATCACCCTCAGATACGTTGAAGTTTATCTGCCAAAGAACATTTCCGCAAACTTCTCGCCTTTCATGGTAAGGGCCTACCTTGTGGGGATGATGGACCCAATAGACCTCAGGGAGGAGGCCGTTACGGGTGAGAGGCCCTCACCGATAAAGTTCTACGTGACGAGCTTCATAGGCATCCAGTTCCTCTTCGCCACGATGCTGACGGTTTCGAACCTGCTCTTCGAGGAGATCGAGAAGGGAACGCTGAGGAGGATCGCCGCCTCACCTGCCACCGCCTGGGACTTTCTGATTGGAAAGATGCTCTCGACCTTCATTGTGATAACGGCGAGCATACTGATAGGGATAGGCTACTCCAAGGCAGTATTTAAGGAGACTGTCTTCCCGGGCCCCACGGGATGGCTCATAATAGCTCTTTCAGCGGTCTTCTCGATGAGCCTTGGGCTGGCAATAGCGATGGGAACGAGGAGCATGAAGGCAACGAACGCCCTCGTGAACCTGATCTCGATGCCCCTGCTTTTCTTAGCTGCCATAGTCATTCCCGAAAGCATACTGCCCGGGTGGGCGAGGCCGATAGCGGACTACTTCCCGCTCGGCACAGCAGTCAAGGACCTAAGACTCTTGGAAATCTACCACAGGGCTCCCGCAGAAAT
The sequence above is drawn from the Thermococcus sp. genome and encodes:
- a CDS encoding ABC transporter permease, whose amino-acid sequence is ASTLIGIMENVSVDGQKVFRITRYPDESAGLEAVKAGRIDVLLVFPRGFGRNVSSGLQGKVYAYFDRSDPQKYQIVSGVVKGFFSEFEREMTYRKLNITLRYVEVYLPKNISANFSPFMVRAYLVGMMDPIDLREEAVTGERPSPIKFYVTSFIGIQFLFATMLTVSNLLFEEIEKGTLRRIAASPATAWDFLIGKMLSTFIVITASILIGIGYSKAVFKETVFPGPTGWLIIALSAVFSMSLGLAIAMGTRSMKATNALVNLISMPLLFLAAIVIPESILPGWARPIADYFPLGTAVKDLRLLEIYHRAPAEILPDIVWLSVSSLAMFLIAVLLYNWAVKRLQ